Below is a genomic region from Selenihalanaerobacter shriftii.
ATTCCTAATTTATTAATAAATCTACATTTCTCCTTGCTTTTTTAACTTTAAGTAACGCTTATACGCTTTTTTAATCTTTAAAAAATCATGCCAAGTTGGTTTCTTCCAGCTTTCATTACGCAAAAGTGCTGCTGGATGGAAAGTAGGTAAAAAATAATACCCATTTCTCTCTACCCATTTCCCTCTTAATCTAGTTATCTTTCCATTAGGGTTTAATAATCCTTTAACCGCTATGGAACCTAGCGGAACAATAATAGTAGGTTCTACCATTCTAATCTCTTGTGCTAAAAACCAAAGACAGCTTTTCATCTCCTCTATTTCAGGATTGCGATTCCCTGATGGTCTACATTTTACTATATTACTGATATAAACATCTTCTCTATTAATTTCAGCCGCTTCTAATATTCTATTAAAGAGTTGTCCCGCTTTACCCACAAATGGTGTCCCTTTTTCATCTTCAACCTTACCCGGACCTTCTCCTAC
It encodes:
- a CDS encoding uracil-DNA glycosylase codes for the protein MLFYNEGQQLGLFDKNNNIERRFNSLEEIKKIAVQCKRCILHKNCNQLVFGTGNPKAGLMFVGEGPGKVEDEKGTPFVGKAGQLFNRILEAAEINREDVYISNIVKCRPSGNRNPEIEEMKSCLWFLAQEIRMVEPTIIVPLGSIAVKGLLNPNGKITRLRGKWVERNGYYFLPTFHPAALLRNESWKKPTWHDFLKIKKAYKRYLKLKKQGEM